One Myxococcales bacterium genomic region harbors:
- a CDS encoding AgmX/PglI C-terminal domain-containing protein — protein MRRSTLLVSTLAVTVLACATVASEERARHLADTAGIEIPSADDGIPGVAAPMSLTASDGTGLKLVSVTANASIEDPLAFTELTMVFENPLDRQLEGQFKITLPQDASLSRFAMKIDDRWQEGEVVEKQAARRAYEDFLHRKQDPALLEQGGGNEFAARVFPIPPRGRKEIVLSYSETLKGTEPYVLPLRGLPKLEELDIKVQGGAGSGGPKTFYRRDFSPARDFVLGGKSVARNAAIMNEKIAVARVVPFSESRPEPVEGALVLVDTSASRALDLEAGAKLLQGVLAKLPGDTRLTVHAFDEDTAPIFDGEARAYGDAETQAIVSRRALGASNLELALTRAKTLVGGSKAKKRVILVTDGVTTVGETDSQKLAATVESLTGAGVERLDAIAVGSVRDDAFLRRITGKTLPKSGVVLAASRGPEEIARRLGEATSRNVPVSVEGARWTYPKLLDGLQSGDEVLVYAELSEERPLVVSAAGQTHKPLVHKAERPLLERTWAKAKIESLVAAPLPGGEDETKKAIVALSTKHRVMSPHTSFLVLETEADYARFNIDRRSKLDILTIADGRVVTTKRSRTNDPSDFDGDDKEKSGGTRARGEEGSTRDPHLARQAALREAQEFGSIGLLNTGAGGDPNAPTAPWGREEGDPMSARGNMWGDSIGDAFGAGGLGLTGVGEGGGGQGQGFGGGGTIGGVRQPGSSEGIGLGSIGTLGHGAGTGTGQGFGSGHGRLGGAHATHPPRIRQGATQVSGRLPPEVIQRIVRQNFGRFRLCYENGLRRNPNLQGRVAVRFIIDRSGAVANASNGGSDLPDASVVSCVARAFMNLSFPQPEGGVVVVTYPFMFDPGDGPPPPFPTFRSTPEPPSRAPQRTFVRAPDNERVGGEPPYEGKMKDVMTAIGAGNVVAARDLATSWQRTSPTDVLALVALGETAEKSGDRALAQRSYASIVDLFGFRADSRRFAGARLERLGDAGSIALATDIYAKAVEQRPDHPAGHRLLAYAWLKQKQFEKAFEACRVGLERNYPEGRFAGVKRILAEDLGLIAAAWKKAEPARSAEIDKRLEQAHGTKENGPSLRFVLNWETDANDVDFHIRDAQGGHAYYGSRTLGSGGELYADVTTGYGPECFTIRTPKAQRPYPYRLEAHYFARGPMGYGMGKLQVIEHDGDGTLTFDERPYVVMVDRAYVDLGRVEK, from the coding sequence ATGCGCCGCTCGACTTTGCTCGTCTCCACCCTCGCCGTGACCGTCCTCGCCTGCGCCACCGTCGCATCCGAAGAGCGCGCGCGCCACCTGGCCGACACGGCCGGCATCGAGATCCCCTCCGCCGACGACGGCATCCCCGGTGTCGCGGCCCCCATGTCGCTCACCGCGAGCGACGGCACGGGGCTCAAGCTCGTGTCGGTCACGGCGAACGCGTCGATCGAGGACCCGCTCGCGTTCACCGAGCTCACCATGGTCTTCGAGAACCCGCTCGACCGTCAGCTCGAGGGGCAGTTCAAGATCACCCTCCCGCAAGACGCGTCGCTCAGCCGCTTCGCGATGAAGATCGACGATCGGTGGCAAGAGGGCGAGGTCGTCGAGAAACAGGCCGCGCGGCGCGCCTACGAAGACTTCTTGCACCGCAAACAAGACCCCGCGCTCCTCGAGCAGGGCGGCGGCAACGAGTTCGCCGCCCGGGTGTTCCCCATCCCTCCGCGGGGCCGAAAAGAGATCGTGCTCTCGTACTCCGAGACGCTCAAGGGCACCGAGCCCTACGTGCTCCCGCTGCGCGGTCTCCCGAAGCTCGAAGAGCTCGACATCAAGGTGCAAGGGGGCGCGGGCAGCGGAGGCCCGAAGACCTTCTACCGGCGCGATTTCTCCCCCGCGCGGGACTTCGTGCTCGGCGGAAAATCCGTCGCGCGGAACGCCGCCATCATGAACGAGAAGATCGCGGTCGCGCGCGTCGTCCCGTTCTCCGAGTCGCGCCCCGAGCCCGTCGAAGGCGCCCTCGTGCTGGTCGATACGTCGGCCTCGCGGGCGCTCGATCTCGAGGCGGGCGCGAAGCTCCTCCAAGGAGTCCTTGCCAAGCTCCCCGGCGACACGCGCCTCACCGTGCACGCCTTCGACGAGGACACGGCGCCGATCTTCGACGGCGAGGCCCGCGCCTACGGCGACGCCGAAACCCAAGCCATCGTGTCACGGCGAGCGCTCGGCGCCTCGAACCTCGAGCTCGCCCTCACGCGCGCCAAGACCCTCGTGGGCGGCTCCAAGGCGAAGAAGCGGGTGATCCTGGTCACCGACGGCGTCACCACAGTGGGCGAGACGGACTCGCAGAAGCTCGCAGCGACGGTCGAGAGCCTCACGGGCGCCGGTGTGGAGCGCCTCGACGCGATCGCCGTCGGGAGCGTTCGGGACGACGCCTTCTTGCGTCGCATCACGGGCAAGACTCTCCCCAAGTCGGGGGTCGTGCTCGCGGCGAGCCGAGGCCCGGAGGAGATCGCGCGGCGCCTCGGCGAGGCCACGAGCCGCAACGTGCCCGTGTCGGTCGAAGGGGCCCGATGGACGTACCCGAAGCTGCTCGACGGGCTCCAATCCGGCGACGAGGTGCTCGTCTACGCGGAGCTGTCCGAGGAACGGCCCCTCGTCGTGAGCGCGGCCGGGCAGACCCACAAGCCCCTCGTGCACAAGGCGGAGCGCCCGCTCCTCGAGCGCACCTGGGCGAAGGCCAAGATCGAGAGCCTCGTCGCAGCGCCCCTCCCCGGCGGAGAGGACGAGACCAAGAAGGCCATCGTCGCGCTGTCGACCAAACACCGCGTGATGAGCCCGCACACCTCGTTCCTCGTCCTCGAGACCGAGGCCGACTACGCGCGCTTCAACATCGATCGACGCTCCAAGCTCGACATCCTCACCATCGCCGACGGGCGTGTGGTCACCACGAAGCGCTCCCGCACGAACGACCCTTCGGACTTCGACGGCGACGACAAAGAGAAGAGCGGTGGCACGCGCGCGCGGGGTGAAGAGGGCTCCACGCGCGACCCCCACCTCGCGCGGCAGGCCGCCCTTCGCGAGGCGCAAGAGTTCGGATCCATTGGGCTTCTCAACACCGGTGCCGGCGGCGATCCGAACGCTCCCACCGCGCCGTGGGGCCGCGAGGAGGGCGACCCGATGAGCGCCCGCGGCAACATGTGGGGAGACAGCATCGGCGACGCGTTCGGTGCGGGTGGCCTTGGCCTCACGGGTGTGGGCGAGGGTGGTGGTGGGCAGGGCCAAGGGTTCGGTGGAGGAGGCACGATCGGCGGTGTCCGGCAGCCGGGATCCAGTGAGGGCATCGGGCTCGGGAGCATCGGCACGCTCGGGCACGGCGCCGGCACCGGCACGGGCCAAGGCTTCGGCAGCGGTCACGGAAGGCTCGGTGGCGCGCACGCGACGCACCCACCTCGCATTCGCCAGGGCGCGACCCAGGTGAGCGGCCGGCTCCCGCCCGAGGTGATCCAGCGCATCGTCCGGCAGAATTTCGGTCGCTTCCGCCTCTGCTACGAGAATGGGCTGCGAAGGAACCCGAATCTCCAGGGCCGCGTCGCGGTGCGGTTCATCATCGACCGGAGCGGCGCTGTCGCGAACGCGAGCAATGGCGGCTCCGACCTGCCCGACGCGAGCGTGGTCTCGTGTGTGGCGCGGGCCTTCATGAACCTCTCCTTCCCCCAGCCCGAGGGCGGAGTGGTCGTGGTGACGTATCCCTTCATGTTCGATCCGGGTGACGGCCCGCCCCCGCCGTTCCCGACCTTCCGGTCGACCCCCGAGCCCCCGAGCCGCGCGCCGCAACGCACCTTCGTGCGCGCGCCCGACAACGAGCGCGTCGGCGGAGAGCCGCCGTACGAAGGCAAGATGAAGGACGTGATGACCGCCATCGGAGCGGGCAACGTGGTCGCCGCGCGCGACCTCGCGACGAGCTGGCAGCGCACCTCCCCGACCGACGTGCTCGCCCTCGTCGCGCTCGGTGAGACAGCGGAAAAATCGGGGGATCGCGCCCTCGCGCAGCGCTCCTACGCGAGCATCGTCGACCTCTTCGGGTTCCGCGCCGACTCTCGAAGGTTCGCGGGCGCGAGGCTCGAGCGCTTGGGCGACGCGGGCAGCATCGCCCTGGCCACCGACATCTACGCCAAGGCCGTGGAGCAGCGGCCCGATCACCCTGCCGGCCACCGCCTGCTCGCCTACGCGTGGCTCAAGCAGAAGCAGTTCGAGAAGGCGTTCGAGGCGTGCCGCGTGGGCCTCGAGCGCAACTACCCCGAGGGGCGCTTCGCGGGCGTGAAGCGCATCCTCGCCGAGGATCTCGGGCTCATCGCCGCGGCCTGGAAGAAGGCCGAGCCCGCGCGCTCGGCCGAGATCGACAAGCGCCTCGAGCAGGCTCACGGCACGAAAGAGAACGGGCCGAGCCTCCGGTTCGTCCTGAACTGGGAGACCGACGCCAACGACGTCGACTTCCACATTCGCGACGCCCAAGGTGGGCACGCCTACTACGGCAGCCGCACGCTCGGCAGCGGCGGCGAGCTCTACGCCGACGTGACCACGGGCTACGGCCCCGAGTGTTTCACCATCCGCACGCCGAAGGCCCAACGGCCCTACCCCTACCGCCTCGAGGCTCACTACTTCGCGCGGGGACCGATGGGCTACGGCATGGGCAAGCTCCAGGTCATCGAGCACGACGGCGACGGCACGCTCACGTTCGACGAGCGCCCGTACGTGGTCATGGTCGACCGCGCCTACGTGGATCTCGGGCGCGTAGAGAAGTAG
- a CDS encoding glycosyltransferase yields MSALLTLLMVASVAWVVAALLSTASTVRHEPRAPRVRPGISLLRPLAGADPSLEQNLESLFRQAYPTFEILLGVESSSDPAWALAERVRARFPHVPSRIVATGDDGAKNPKVRNLLGLLPVARFDLVVVSDSNVSVPEGYLDDLVATRERSGAGLVTSLISCEGEEGLFGAVECAQIVGSSAPSACLPTALGHAAVIGKSMLFSRVELESLGGLRKVADVLAEDFVLGKMYEHAGKRVAVASRVISNVTGRVSASTCFARQRRWAALRCRLSPLTFVLEGATSPFVLAALAALLAPNEGRGLRVAIMLATILLRDVGGWVVLRGWRRAWIPLVVWPVKEALVLAAWASAPFAKTLRWRGRSLRLGAGTILYATEGR; encoded by the coding sequence GTGAGCGCGCTCCTCACGCTGCTCATGGTCGCGTCGGTCGCGTGGGTCGTGGCCGCACTCCTCTCCACCGCGAGCACCGTACGGCACGAGCCGAGGGCCCCGCGCGTACGCCCGGGGATCTCGCTGCTCCGCCCCCTGGCCGGGGCCGACCCGAGCCTCGAACAGAACCTCGAGAGCCTCTTTCGGCAGGCCTATCCGACCTTCGAGATCCTGCTTGGCGTCGAGTCGTCGAGCGATCCGGCGTGGGCGCTCGCGGAGCGCGTTCGAGCGCGGTTCCCGCACGTCCCGAGCCGCATCGTGGCGACGGGCGACGACGGCGCGAAGAACCCGAAGGTGCGAAACCTCCTCGGCCTCCTGCCCGTCGCGCGGTTCGATCTCGTGGTCGTGAGCGACAGCAACGTGAGCGTGCCCGAGGGCTACCTCGACGATCTCGTCGCGACGCGGGAGCGATCTGGCGCGGGCCTCGTCACGAGCCTCATCTCGTGCGAGGGCGAAGAGGGCCTCTTCGGCGCGGTGGAGTGCGCACAAATCGTAGGCTCCTCTGCCCCCTCCGCGTGCCTCCCGACGGCGCTCGGGCACGCGGCCGTGATTGGGAAGTCGATGCTCTTCTCGCGGGTCGAGCTCGAATCGCTGGGCGGTCTTCGCAAGGTGGCCGACGTGCTCGCCGAGGATTTCGTCCTGGGGAAGATGTACGAGCACGCCGGAAAGCGCGTCGCGGTCGCCTCTCGGGTGATCTCGAACGTCACGGGGCGCGTGTCGGCGTCCACCTGCTTCGCGCGCCAACGCCGCTGGGCCGCGCTGCGGTGCCGGCTCTCTCCGCTCACGTTCGTGCTCGAGGGAGCGACGAGCCCGTTCGTGCTGGCTGCGTTGGCGGCGCTCCTCGCCCCGAACGAGGGCCGGGGCCTCCGGGTCGCCATCATGCTCGCGACGATCCTCCTCCGCGACGTCGGTGGGTGGGTGGTGCTTCGTGGGTGGCGTCGCGCGTGGATCCCGCTCGTGGTCTGGCCCGTCAAGGAGGCCCTGGTGCTCGCGGCGTGGGCGAGCGCTCCCTTCGCGAAGACCCTACGGTGGCGAGGCCGCTCGCTCCGGCTCGGCGCGGGCACGATTCTCTACGCGACCGAAGGCCGCTGA
- a CDS encoding OmpA family protein: MMHRRTGRAWGSVVGVLVLLSATRAATAETWIAPHGNVGGAHAVGGTQGREFGLGVQGGGGVEVALHRMLGLEAHLGGVVLSKGDPPLDPNVAEQGTGTAFLVLAGARFHPLGKTRIDGPWLSARAGFAQTGSLSRLGLNAELGWDFRASSRSRWLAGPYVGYTHVVQPDDSFRPDDARLLAAGIHVSYGRPDDRTDRDKDTIFDDEDACPDVPGVRTNDPRTNGCPERKDRDKDTVFDDEDACPDVPGVRSLDPKTNGCPPDRDGDGIYDKEDACPDVPGVRTNDPKTNGCPPDRDKDGIVDKEDACPEVPGVRTSDPKTNGCPPDKDNDGIPDADDACPEVPGEKTQDPKTNGCPPADDKVRLEGDRLLLDDVILFDIDSPRVRHASFGIIQKVADFIKKTPDILEISIEGHADATGTEEHNRVLSRERADSVVRLLERFGVEGSRLKAESFGRSRLKVNTQAAERANRRVEFYVTRSRIKGSSGATVPVKAPGEVTP; encoded by the coding sequence ATGATGCATCGACGAACGGGGCGGGCGTGGGGGAGCGTCGTGGGTGTGCTCGTGCTGCTCTCGGCGACGCGAGCGGCCACGGCCGAGACGTGGATCGCGCCGCACGGCAACGTGGGTGGCGCGCACGCCGTGGGAGGCACCCAGGGGCGTGAGTTCGGCCTCGGCGTACAAGGCGGCGGGGGTGTCGAGGTCGCGCTCCACCGCATGCTCGGCCTCGAGGCGCACCTCGGCGGCGTCGTGCTCTCGAAGGGCGATCCCCCGCTCGATCCGAACGTGGCCGAGCAGGGCACGGGGACGGCGTTCCTCGTGCTCGCCGGCGCCCGCTTCCACCCCTTGGGGAAGACCCGCATCGACGGGCCGTGGCTCTCCGCGCGCGCCGGGTTCGCCCAGACGGGGAGCCTCTCGCGTCTCGGCTTGAACGCGGAGCTCGGCTGGGATTTCCGCGCCTCGTCGAGGTCGCGGTGGCTCGCCGGGCCGTATGTAGGATACACGCACGTGGTCCAGCCCGACGACTCGTTCCGCCCCGACGACGCGCGCCTCTTGGCCGCGGGGATCCACGTCTCTTACGGGCGCCCCGACGACCGCACCGACCGCGACAAGGACACCATCTTCGACGACGAGGACGCGTGCCCGGACGTGCCCGGCGTGCGCACGAACGACCCGAGGACGAACGGCTGCCCCGAGCGCAAGGACCGCGACAAGGACACCGTGTTCGACGACGAGGACGCGTGCCCGGACGTGCCCGGCGTTCGAAGCCTCGACCCGAAGACGAACGGGTGCCCGCCGGATCGGGACGGCGACGGCATCTACGACAAAGAGGACGCGTGCCCGGACGTACCGGGAGTGCGCACGAACGATCCGAAGACGAACGGGTGCCCCCCCGATCGCGACAAGGACGGCATCGTCGACAAGGAGGACGCGTGCCCTGAAGTACCGGGAGTGCGCACGAGCGATCCGAAGACGAACGGGTGCCCCCCCGACAAGGACAACGACGGCATCCCCGACGCCGACGACGCGTGCCCCGAGGTGCCCGGCGAGAAGACCCAGGACCCGAAGACGAACGGGTGCCCTCCGGCGGACGACAAGGTGCGCCTCGAGGGCGACCGCCTCTTGCTCGACGACGTGATCCTGTTCGACATCGACAGCCCGCGCGTGCGCCACGCGAGCTTCGGTATCATTCAGAAAGTGGCCGATTTTATTAAGAAAACGCCCGATATTCTCGAGATCAGCATCGAGGGCCACGCCGACGCCACGGGCACCGAGGAGCACAACCGCGTGCTCTCCCGCGAGCGCGCCGACTCGGTGGTGCGCCTGCTCGAGCGGTTCGGGGTGGAAGGCTCTCGGCTCAAGGCCGAGTCGTTCGGCAGGTCGCGCCTCAAGGTGAACACGCAGGCCGCCGAGCGCGCGAATCGCCGCGTGGAGTTTTACGTGACACGATCCAGAATCAAGGGTTCGTCCGGCGCCACGGTGCCGGTGAAAGCGCCGGGAGAGGTCACGCCATGA
- a CDS encoding ABC-F family ATP-binding cassette domain-containing protein has protein sequence MSLLSARGVSKAYGARTLFQSVDLTVREGERVGVLGINGTGKSTLLRVLAGEEPMDTGVLEVRRGAKVLYLPQEPVLPDDATAREVIASGLAEWEAATREHAALSEAISKDPHDTARLARQAELGETIERLGGWDRSHVVEEIAAALGIVPLLDRKLGQASGGEKRRVALARLLVAKPALAILDEPTNHLDAETIDWLEKYLKNDLPGSVVMVTHDRFVLDAVCDRIFELDRGTVTEFDGNYTDYVERKAELLAHEERVEKNRQNFLRRETEWLRRGPKARTTKQKARIQRAEAAIADKPREDVKTVDFTGIDGNVARLGKSILDLEGVGVSLGGRELVSDLTLHLVAGDRIGVVGRNGVGKTTLLRLLTGELVPDRGTVKVGANTKVALFDQARSSLEDDWTVYDNVAGHEGALSTGGGQVDLGTEKVDLRVYLEGFLFDGHKQRQKVSSLSGGERARVALAKVLREGKNLVLLDEPTNDLDVATLSALEDLLETWPGCAIVVSHDRAFLDNVATAILSFEGDGKTVLYQGGYSTYKTLKAEALAREAERAKAAEPAPVRTLGDKPAKAEKIEAAALGPKPLTYAERIELEGLLEKVASAEDTLAALEAKLADPELYTKRAADAPALREQTEKARAEVERLMARWEDLEARRDAKR, from the coding sequence ATGAGCCTCCTCAGCGCACGTGGGGTGTCGAAGGCCTACGGGGCCCGCACGCTGTTTCAGTCGGTCGACCTCACCGTTCGCGAGGGCGAGCGCGTCGGTGTGCTCGGCATCAACGGGACCGGAAAGTCGACGCTCCTCCGCGTGCTCGCGGGCGAGGAGCCGATGGACACGGGGGTGCTCGAGGTGCGCCGCGGCGCGAAGGTGCTCTACCTGCCCCAGGAGCCCGTGCTCCCGGACGACGCCACGGCGCGCGAGGTCATAGCTTCGGGCCTCGCCGAGTGGGAAGCCGCGACGCGTGAGCATGCCGCCCTCTCCGAAGCCATCTCCAAGGACCCTCACGACACGGCGCGCCTCGCACGCCAGGCCGAGCTCGGCGAGACCATCGAGCGCCTCGGCGGGTGGGATCGTTCGCACGTCGTCGAAGAGATCGCGGCGGCGCTCGGCATCGTGCCCCTCCTCGACAGGAAGCTCGGTCAGGCGAGCGGCGGCGAGAAACGACGCGTGGCCCTCGCGCGGCTCCTCGTGGCGAAGCCCGCGCTCGCCATCCTCGACGAGCCCACGAACCACCTCGACGCCGAGACGATCGATTGGCTCGAGAAATACCTGAAGAACGACCTGCCCGGGTCGGTCGTCATGGTGACGCACGATCGCTTCGTGCTGGACGCCGTGTGCGATCGCATCTTCGAGCTCGATCGCGGGACCGTGACCGAGTTCGATGGAAACTACACGGATTACGTCGAGCGGAAGGCCGAGCTCTTGGCGCACGAAGAGCGCGTCGAGAAGAACCGCCAGAACTTCCTCCGCCGCGAGACCGAGTGGCTGCGCCGCGGGCCGAAGGCGCGGACCACGAAGCAGAAGGCGCGCATCCAGAGGGCCGAGGCAGCCATCGCCGACAAACCCCGCGAGGACGTGAAGACCGTCGATTTCACCGGCATCGACGGGAACGTGGCGCGGCTCGGCAAGAGCATCTTGGACCTCGAGGGCGTCGGCGTATCTCTCGGTGGCAGGGAGCTCGTCTCGGACCTGACCCTGCACCTCGTCGCGGGCGATCGCATCGGCGTCGTGGGGCGGAACGGCGTCGGCAAGACGACCCTCTTGCGCCTCCTCACGGGGGAGCTCGTGCCCGATCGGGGTACGGTGAAGGTCGGCGCCAATACCAAGGTCGCCCTCTTCGATCAGGCGCGCTCGAGCCTCGAGGACGACTGGACCGTGTACGACAACGTCGCGGGGCACGAGGGCGCGCTCTCGACGGGCGGTGGTCAGGTCGACCTCGGCACCGAGAAGGTCGATCTCCGCGTGTACCTCGAGGGCTTCCTCTTCGACGGGCACAAGCAGCGTCAGAAGGTGTCTTCGCTGTCCGGAGGCGAGAGGGCTCGTGTCGCGCTCGCGAAGGTGCTCCGCGAGGGGAAGAACCTCGTCCTCCTCGACGAGCCCACGAACGATCTCGACGTCGCGACGCTGAGCGCCCTCGAGGACCTGCTCGAGACCTGGCCGGGCTGCGCCATCGTCGTGTCCCACGATCGCGCGTTCCTCGACAACGTCGCGACGGCCATCCTGTCGTTCGAGGGCGACGGCAAGACCGTGCTCTACCAAGGTGGGTACTCCACCTACAAAACCCTCAAGGCCGAGGCCTTGGCGCGCGAGGCCGAACGCGCGAAGGCCGCAGAGCCCGCGCCGGTTCGCACGCTCGGCGACAAACCCGCGAAGGCCGAGAAGATCGAGGCTGCCGCGCTCGGACCGAAGCCGCTCACGTACGCGGAGCGCATCGAGCTCGAAGGCCTCCTCGAAAAGGTCGCTTCGGCGGAGGACACGCTCGCGGCGCTCGAGGCCAAGCTCGCCGACCCCGAGCTCTACACGAAGCGTGCCGCCGACGCTCCAGCGCTCCGCGAGCAGACCGAGAAGGCCCGCGCCGAGGTCGAGCGGCTCATGGCCCGATGGGAAGATCTCGAGGCTCGGAGAGACGCGAAGCGCTGA
- a CDS encoding OmpA family protein produces MANRRIRLAGAALATTAAALVSSTASAQAVPSGTGYAADNLNPSERGSDFFTAESLDLRGHGRLGFGMVVTNSYRLVADRRDDGGVNASIVRNQAFMHPGATFILFDRVRLAFNVPLAFFSDGNTAAMPVTRNGATGLGTYAPPTEQVVLGDVRVGADVRVYGTYGDKLTLAVGMQGFVPTGKTDSYTGDGNPRLLPRVSAAGQIGMFQYGAQVGIHIRTRDDVAFGRDYGNGGYIGNEFTFQAAAGVRLANGRAVIGPELYGRKAFSDTDGMSSPVEALLGGHFGLTQNVRLSAGVGAGLTKNYGAPVARGIFGLEWILDSPVAPPPPDEDKDGIIDSLDACPKLAGVASDDKDKNGCPAVAAAADRDADGQPDDVDACPDVVGMKSNDPVKNGCLPDRDKDGIPDTQDACGDVPGVGSQEQLKNGCPADKDGDGIPDSEDACPDKPGKRSDDAKKNGCPIEDTDKDGVMDDVDACPGDAGKPNADPAKNGCPEAVVKGDQIQIGRQIQFKTGSAEILKNAENDEVIAAVVSVMKGHPEIKAIRVEGHTDNVGNAAGNKKLSQARAESVKKALVGKGIDKGRLTTAGLGSEKPLDPAENDAARAKNRRVEFHIEGAAK; encoded by the coding sequence ATGGCAAACCGACGTATCCGTCTCGCAGGAGCCGCGCTGGCCACCACGGCCGCCGCCCTCGTATCGTCCACCGCGAGCGCCCAAGCCGTCCCTTCCGGGACGGGCTACGCCGCCGACAACCTGAACCCGTCGGAGCGAGGCAGCGACTTCTTCACCGCCGAGTCCCTCGATCTTCGCGGCCACGGTCGCCTCGGCTTCGGCATGGTGGTCACGAACTCGTACCGCCTCGTGGCCGACCGCCGTGACGACGGCGGGGTGAACGCGTCCATCGTGAGAAACCAGGCGTTCATGCACCCGGGCGCCACCTTCATCCTCTTCGACCGCGTGCGCCTCGCGTTCAACGTCCCGCTCGCCTTCTTCAGCGACGGCAACACGGCCGCGATGCCCGTCACCCGCAATGGCGCGACGGGGCTCGGCACCTACGCGCCGCCCACCGAGCAAGTCGTCCTCGGCGACGTCCGCGTGGGCGCCGACGTGCGCGTCTACGGCACCTACGGCGACAAGCTCACCCTCGCGGTGGGCATGCAGGGGTTCGTCCCGACCGGCAAGACGGACTCGTACACGGGCGACGGGAACCCTCGTCTCTTGCCGCGCGTCTCGGCGGCCGGCCAAATCGGGATGTTCCAATACGGCGCGCAGGTGGGCATCCACATCCGCACCCGGGACGACGTCGCCTTCGGCCGGGACTACGGCAACGGCGGCTACATCGGCAACGAGTTCACCTTCCAAGCCGCGGCGGGCGTGCGCCTCGCCAACGGCCGCGCGGTGATCGGCCCCGAGCTCTACGGCCGCAAGGCGTTTTCGGATACCGACGGTATGAGCTCTCCGGTCGAGGCGCTCCTCGGCGGGCACTTCGGTCTCACCCAGAACGTGCGGCTCTCGGCCGGCGTCGGCGCGGGGCTCACGAAGAACTACGGCGCGCCCGTCGCTCGCGGCATCTTCGGCCTCGAGTGGATCTTGGACTCGCCCGTCGCGCCGCCTCCGCCCGACGAGGACAAGGACGGCATCATCGACTCGCTCGACGCGTGCCCCAAGCTCGCCGGCGTCGCGAGCGACGACAAGGACAAGAACGGGTGCCCCGCGGTCGCCGCGGCCGCCGACCGCGACGCCGACGGCCAGCCCGACGACGTCGACGCGTGCCCCGACGTGGTGGGCATGAAGTCGAACGACCCCGTGAAGAACGGCTGCCTCCCCGACCGCGACAAGGACGGCATCCCCGACACGCAGGACGCGTGCGGCGACGTGCCCGGCGTGGGCTCGCAGGAGCAGCTCAAGAACGGCTGCCCGGCCGACAAGGACGGCGACGGCATCCCCGACAGCGAGGACGCCTGCCCCGACAAACCGGGCAAACGCAGCGACGACGCCAAGAAGAACGGATGCCCCATCGAGGACACCGACAAGGACGGCGTCATGGACGACGTCGACGCGTGCCCCGGTGACGCGGGCAAACCGAACGCGGATCCCGCCAAAAACGGCTGCCCCGAGGCCGTCGTGAAGGGCGATCAAATCCAGATCGGGCGCCAGATCCAGTTCAAGACGGGCTCGGCCGAGATCCTCAAGAACGCCGAGAACGACGAGGTCATCGCCGCGGTGGTCTCGGTCATGAAGGGCCACCCCGAGATCAAGGCCATCCGCGTCGAAGGCCACACGGACAACGTGGGCAACGCCGCCGGAAACAAGAAGCTCTCGCAGGCGCGCGCCGAGTCGGTCAAGAAGGCCCTCGTCGGCAAGGGCATCGACAAGGGTCGCCTCACGACGGCCGGGCTCGGCTCCGAGAAGCCGCTCGACCCCGCCGAGAACGACGCCGCTCGCGCGAAGAACCGCCGCGTCGAGTTCCACATCGAGGGAGCGGCCAAATGA
- a CDS encoding DUF481 domain-containing protein → MTSRFFRLPLALTAAASTLAFAATASAADAPAAPAVPKGTAPAAAPATKGATEVAGTGTFAAQVKEDERKAAKDATEASLSAGGLFTSGNARTIALTAGGKLRLRRDVHQFSASFFGNYARAGKKGEPVVDTVANLQGLARYDYFFSNNFAAFLQGTGRHDKFQGLDFRLTIDPGVAAYLIETKQQKAWIEAGMQIQHDVRNQETLDKSAPVGGSSSIDKSVTYANARFYVGYDNQLYEMVSLTTGVEYLQNVHESVSIYRLNLDAGIKAKVSDKLAIATTYQMRFENQPLPTVEKADSIASVNLVYTLF, encoded by the coding sequence ATGACTTCCCGCTTCTTCCGCCTCCCGCTAGCCCTCACCGCCGCCGCGTCGACGCTCGCCTTCGCCGCGACGGCGAGCGCCGCCGACGCCCCCGCCGCGCCGGCCGTACCCAAAGGCACCGCGCCCGCGGCCGCACCCGCGACGAAGGGCGCCACCGAGGTCGCCGGGACCGGCACGTTCGCGGCCCAAGTCAAAGAAGACGAGCGCAAGGCCGCCAAGGACGCGACCGAGGCCTCGCTCAGCGCCGGTGGTCTCTTCACGAGCGGAAACGCGCGCACCATCGCCCTCACGGCCGGTGGCAAGCTCCGCCTCCGCCGCGACGTACACCAGTTCTCGGCCTCGTTCTTCGGCAACTACGCGCGCGCCGGAAAGAAGGGCGAGCCCGTCGTCGACACCGTGGCGAACCTCCAGGGGCTCGCGCGGTACGACTACTTTTTCTCGAACAATTTCGCGGCGTTCCTGCAGGGCACGGGCAGGCACGACAAGTTCCAGGGCCTCGATTTCCGCCTCACGATCGACCCGGGCGTGGCCGCGTACCTCATCGAGACGAAGCAGCAGAAGGCCTGGATCGAGGCCGGCATGCAGATCCAACACGACGTGCGAAACCAGGAGACGCTCGACAAGTCCGCGCCCGTGGGTGGCTCGTCGTCGATCGACAAGTCGGTCACGTACGCCAACGCGCGCTTCTACGTGGGCTACGATAACCAGCTCTACGAGATGGTGAGCCTCACGACCGGCGTCGAGTACCTCCAGAACGTGCACGAGTCGGTCAGCATCTACCGCTTGAACCTCGACGCCGGCATCAAGGCAAAGGTTTCCGACAAGCTCGCCATCGCTACGACCTACCAGATGCGCTTCGAGAACCAGCCGCTCCCCACGGTGGAGAAGGCCGACTCGATCGCCTCGGTGAACCTCGTCTACACGCTGTTCTGA